Genomic DNA from Phyllostomus discolor isolate MPI-MPIP mPhyDis1 chromosome 12, mPhyDis1.pri.v3, whole genome shotgun sequence:
GGGGCTAGAGGGTTAGTTACCTAGAGAGAGTGGTCTACCTAGAGAGAGTTACCTAGAGAGAGAGTCTTTATTGTGGGTAGAAAACGACTCAGGCAGATGGaactgggaagggaaagaggataCGAAGCAGGCCATGGAATGATTTGAAATGAGTTCCTGGAAGGGAAAGTTTTGATGGTCAGAAAACTTTGCAGGTTTCTAAGCTGAAGAATAGGATGTTTTATGCCCCTGTGATCCACTGATAACTTTGAGTCAGGATCAGGACTCAGTCCACATCTTTCTAAATCCAGTCTCTACTCATCAATCTAAACAGGATTATGTCGGTCCCCTCACTTAGTCCACTCCCgttacatttttaccttaaaatgtttctgtgtttcaGATGCTTCAACCTTCCCCCTTTGTTGCTGAGTCTGGTTCTTCATTCCATTTTTGCCCTCCCCATGCTTGCAGAAATGTTACAAAAAGTGGATACTCGCTTCagagttttaaaatctttattttcagtctgcCAGACCAAGCTGTCCATTCTTGTGCTAGTCAGTTTTGAGCTCTGACAGACGGGTGCCAAGCTGTATCCTGACCTGTGATGGGTGCCATGGAGGGAGAAGACAAGACCCAGGCCCCAGGAAGTTCCCAGTTTAATGGAGGAGAGAAGATACACACGTGAAGATGGCTGGAGCACACTTACAAAGCAGCAGGCCTGATTAATATGGTGCAAATCTAGAGCATCAGAGACCTAAGCCCTCAGCCCCTCTCCTAGTCCCCTCGGCTCAGAACTTTCCTGAGTCCTCTTTGACCTCATTTagtatttctcttcctcctctttcccattGGCTTCTTTCCAGCATCAACAGCTATACCAGCATCCAAGTGTTTTTACAAAGCTTATGGTGAGATTGCTTCAGGATTCTCTGCTTCAGCCTGATCACCCAAAGCTGCCGACCACCTCACAAGGACTAAAGTTGTATTAGCTACATTGCTTCTAAAATTTGGCCTGATAGTGCTTCTAAgcctatttcttcctcttgtcggGGAGCTGTGTTCTTTTGGGAAGGTGAGAGATTTTTACAGTGCCAGTAGTAGGTGTGGGTCTGAGGATTCCTGAACCTGGAACCCTcatgctctctctccctttcccagccCGCTCAACCCAGCTGTGGCCCCCAGTGCCTCCAGAGGTCCAGGAATCTCCCTAGTCTGTGGTGAAGTCAGAACTCGGTGCTCCTTCTGCTTGACTCACACCCCTGTCCCCATTTGTCATCTCTGCCATCTCTTTGCCTCTGCGTCCCAACAGAGAGGAGCCCTGACGCCGCAGGACCTGAAGCCCTTTACCAAAGGCTCGGCGCACATctgaagaagagaaatagaaaagcagGGGGTCCAGGCTGGCGTTGAGGGAACTTAATACCACAGCTTCCGCTCGCCATGTGGGGCTCTGGTTGCTGATATACCCCACCACGTGGGACACATTATAAGGCCCAAAGCACACCAGGAAATTAAGGAGTGTCACAACCGCCAGCCCTACAGCTCGGCGCCGCCTCTGGGCCGCCACGTGGGGCTGGGTGAGCATGATCCACACAAAGCGCCAGTAGCAGAAGATGGTGACCATCATGGGGATCAAGAAGAGGACGAGGAAGAGCTCCAGTCTCACAGGAAGCACAAATTTCCGCTGTGTGTCGTTGAAGTTCTCATAGCAGGTAAAATTTGAGTTTTCTGTGGCATTCTGTGTTGAGTTCAAGTACTGAGTGATGATCACGATGGTACAATGACCAAAGGACATGATCCAGGCAACCAGAGCAGCAATCACTCCATACAGAGGCCGGCGGGACAGCTTGTACCGCACGGGGAAAGCCACCCCCAGGTAGCGCTCGATGCTGATGCCTGCCAGCAGCCATGTGCTGCAGTAGATGCTGCTGTAGAAGACGAAACCTGTGAGGGCACAGACTACCTCAGGCAGAGGCCATCTGAAGTCATATGCAGCTTCAGTGATCTtgaagggcagcagcagcagcaggaggagatcCGCCAGAGTCAGGCTGAGCAGGAGGATGTGGACAGGTGCAGGGTGGGGCTGTCGGACCCGGCCCAGGAAGGCCCGCAGTGCCAGGAGGTTGGCAGGGAGACCAGTGAGGAAGATAA
This window encodes:
- the FFAR2 gene encoding free fatty acid receptor 2, which produces MLDSKSSWILAAYTIIFLTGLPANLLALRAFLGRVRQPHPAPVHILLLSLTLADLLLLLLLPFKITEAAYDFRWPLPEVVCALTGFVFYSSIYCSTWLLAGISIERYLGVAFPVRYKLSRRPLYGVIAALVAWIMSFGHCTIVIITQYLNSTQNATENSNFTCYENFNDTQRKFVLPVRLELFLVLFLIPMMVTIFCYWRFVWIMLTQPHVAAQRRRRAVGLAVVTLLNFLVCFGPYNVSHVVGYISNQSPTWRAEAVVLSSLNASLDPLLFYFSSSDVRRAFGKGLQVLRRQGSSLLGRRGKEMAEMTNGDRGVSQAEGAPSSDFTTD